The genomic segment AGGAAAATCACCCTGCTGAATTATCCACATCCGACGCACCTGTTCAGAATATTTCCGCTAAGAATTCTGGGGAAGAAAAAGAAGGTTTAGGTCAATACAATAGATTAACCCGAGAGAAAGTCCGATCCTTTTGGGGTGTGAGTGCTTTATTTGGGATTTTCAGTTATGAAAAAGGGGATGATAAACGGCATTTCAGGCTTCTCCCTTTGAGTTGGTTTTCCTGGTCGGAAAAAACAGCGGATAAAGTGTATGCTGCTCCTTTGTTTTTTTCCAGTAAGATCGGAGACGAATCTTATTTCGTTCTATTTCCTATATACGGTAGGCAAGAGCAAAAGGAAAATTTCCAAGAGTCTTATTTGTTATTCGGTTTCTTAAGAGGAAAGCAGGGAGAACTTAGAGATTATTCTATTTTATGGCCAATCACTAGATTATATTTTTCTTCGGATGCTTGGGGCTTTAGGGTCTTTCCTTTGGTTGCTCATGATCAGTCCAAGGATTTTTCCAGAACCATTTCTCCATTCTATTATAGAAAAAGGATCGTAGAAGGAAATTTAACCAGTCGATCTTTTCATAGTTTATTGCTTCCCTTGTATCACTCTGGATCAGAGTCAAATCAGAATGGAGATATCTTTCAGGAAGATTCTTATAGTTTATTTTTACCTCTTTATTTAAGTATAGGCTCGAAACGTTATTCTTCTTCCGGAGAGGCTTCGGAATCTAATTTTTATACTTTATTATCTTATTATTCCAATAAGAAGGAACAAAATGGGGAAGAATCGACAACCATTCTGACTCCATTCTATTATTCTAATAGATCAAGAGATGCTGGAGTGACTCCGGAGCAAACTACTAAGACTGATTTTTTGCTGGTCCCAGGTTTTTATTGGAAAAGAAGTCCTACAGAGAGCAAATTCTTTTTGTTAGGTTATTATAGTGAATCTTCTCCAACTGTTTCGAGCGGGAGCTTTTTGGGATTAGTATCATCTTCTCAAGAAAAGAATGGCCAGGGACAGACATCGAATTCAGTCCGAATTTTTCCATTTTATTCGAATACTGAAACGAATAATCCGAATTTATATAAATTCAGAACAACTTGGGGATTACTTTATTATTCTGATAGATCGGAATATGAGAATGGTACGTGGAATTCCTATAATTTGAATCCTTTCGGGTCCTTCTCTTCTTCTGGAAATAAAACTGGCAATTACAGTAGTTCTCTCTATTTTTTACCGATCCCATTCTTATATACTGAATCAGATAATTCCAATCAGTATATGAAGGAGATAAAAAGAAAGGAGGTCAGCTTCTTAAAATTGGTAAATTATACAAGTTTGGAAGAGGTAAACAATTCACCGGACAATACTTCCGGGATCGGAAAAACTTTCGAAAAAGAATTTTCTGCCTTCATTTTATTCTCTAATAAATTCGAAACATGGGAGAAAAAGACGGGCGAAAAATCATACAGGACAAAATCGTATCTCTTCCCTTTATACTGGTATAATGCAGAAACATATTCAGAGGGCAAAGAGACACATATTAACTTTTTATTAATCTCTGATTTTAAATCCGGAAATTCAGGTTTAGAAAGATTAATTTTTGGTCCTGCATTCTATGCAAATAATTCCGAAAGATATTTGTATGGTCTTGTTCCTCTCGCTTTCTATCGAAAAAGTAATGAGTCCAAATTTTGGTTCGCACTCGGTCTTTATAGTTATATAGATAGAGATTGGGACCGTTTCGGATTTGCAGGAATATTTGATTATAATAACGAAGCTGTTTTAAAGAGAAAAAGCCTGAATTTATTTTTAGGTTTAATCCATACTGAATTACAAGAAGAAAGAACTAGATTCGCAATTTTAGGTGGTTTAGCCTTTGGGATCGAAAAACGTCCTGACTATTTTGATGCGAATTTGTTGTGGTTACGTTATAGATCTTCTCCAGGAGATACTCTAGCGAATTTCCTTCCGGTCTATTATTATCATTCGGATGCTACAGGAACTGCATCTTTAATCCCTCCGGTATTAGGATATTTCTCTTCCGAAAAAGACGGAAGATTCGATATGCTTGGTTTAGGATTATTGTATTATAGGAACCAAAAGATCTCCAAAGAAGAAGATCTGATGCTTGTTGGGCCCGGATTATTCTATTATAGAAAATACCCGAACTCTAATGGCTTGAATGCGATGGGAATTTTGGCTCTCCCTGGGCTTGGAGGTTTGCTCTGGGATTGGGAATATGAAGAGAAAACAAAGTATAGTCGTTATACGATCCTTTCCTTACTTTATGCAAACGTAACAAATAAAGAAGGTAAGACTAAGAATAAAATTTTCGGGATTCCGCTCTGGTGATAAATAAAAAAAGCCGAGGATTTCTCCTCGGCTTTTAACTTTCCGAAAGGAAGAGCGGGCATTACATCATGCCGCCCATTCCTCCCATACCGCCCATTCCACCCATAGGAGGCATTCCGCCACCGTCTTTTTCAGGTTTGTCGGTGATTGTAACTTCTGTAGTTAACAACATTGATCCGATAGAAGCAGCGTTTTGGAGTGCGGAACGAACTACTTTAGCAGGGTCAACGACTCCAGCCTGTAATAGGTCTTCCCAAACCATAGTAAGAGCATTGAAACCTTCGTTTCCTTTTTTACCTTTTGCTTGCTCTACGATTACGGATCCTTCCAGACCAGCGTTAGAAGTGATCATACGGATCGGTTCTTCTAATGCACGGAAGATGATTTTTGCTCCAGTAGCTTCGTCGCCTTCTAATTTAAGACCTGCGACTGCTTCTTGAGCTTTTAGAAGAGTTAATCCACCACCAGGAACGATTCCTTCTTCTACTGCTGCGCGAGTAGCTGAAAGTGCGTCTTCTACACGGTGTTTTTTCTCTTTCATTTCTACTTCAGTAGCTGCACCAACATGGATCACTGCAACACCACCAGCAAGTTTTGCTAGGCGTTCTTGTAGTTTTTCACGATCGTACTCGGAAGTAGTATCTTCGATCTGTTTTTTGATCTGACCTACGCGGCCTTGGATATCTTTAGAAGCACCTTGTCCTTCGATGATGGTCGTGTTTTCTTTATCCACGGTAACTTTTTTAGCGCGTCCCAGTTGTTGAACTGTTGCGTTTTCCAATTTCATTCCGAGGTCTTCGGAAATCACTTGTCCACCGGTAAGGATCGCGATATCTTCCAACATCGCTTTACGACGATCTCCGAATCCAGGAGCTTTAACAGCAACGCAAGAAATAGTTTTACGAAGAGTGTTTACTACGATAGTAGCTAATGCTTCTCCTTCTACTTCTTCTGCGATGATCACTAAAGGTCTTCCTGCTTGAGCAACTTTTTCTAATACAGGAAGAAGGTCTCTCATAGAAGAGATCTTTTTGTCGTAGATTAGAATATAAGGATCGCTTAAAGTAGCGATCATTGCTTCAGGATCGGTCACCATATAAGGAGAAACGTATCCACGGTCGAATTGCATACCTTCTACCACGTCTAAAGTGGTTTCGATAGATTTTGCTTCTTCTACAGTGATAACTCCGTCTTTTCCGACTTTGTCCATAGCATCTGCGATCAGATTTCCTATATCCTTGTCGTTGTTTGCGGAGATGGTTGCAACGTTCGCGATATCTTTTTTATTTTCGATTTTTACGGAACGTTTTTTGATACTTTCTACTGCTGCATTAACAGCTTTATCGATACCGTGTTTAAGTGCCATAGGGTTTGCACCAGCGGTAACGTTTTTCAATCCTTCGTTAACGATGGATTGAGCGAGAATAGTCGCAGTGGTAGTTCCGTCTCCAGCAACGTCATTCGTTTTTGTGGAAACTTCTTTTACCATCTGAGCGCCCATATTCTCGATGGAATCTTCTAGTTCGATTTCTTTTGCTACGGTAACTCCGTCCTTAGTGATAGTAGGAGATCCGAATTTTTTGTCGATTACTACGTTTCTTCCTTTGGGACCAAGAGTAACTTTTACAGCGTTCGCAAGTTTGTTAACGCCTTCTAAAAGTTTACGTCTAGCTGTTTCATCATACTCGATAATTTTTGCCATTTTTATTTCCTCGGCCTATTACTTTTTCACGATGGCAAGAATGTCGCTTTCGCGAATGATTAAGTATTCTTTACCTTCGGATTTAATTTCAGTTCCGGAATATTTGCCGTATAGAACGACGTCGCCGGCTTTAACTTCTAGTGGTATAAGCTTTCCGTCTTCATAACGTCCGCTTCCTACTTCTACAACTTTTCCCTCTTGCGGTTTTTCTTTAGCCGTATCAGGAACGAAGATGCTGCCGATTTTTTCTTCAGCTTCTTGTTTAGGCTCGACCAAAACACGGTCACCTAGCGGTTTAATCGCCATGACTTTCTCCTTTTAGCACTTGAAATAAATGAGTGCTTGAATATAAATTCCAGGAAATCCGAAACTGGGGTAGGCGGTCAAGCACTTTAGGCGATAGAGTGCTAAAATATTCGTTAAAATCCGCTTAAACCCTCGAATTTTTCATTTCCCGTTTTTTGGAAGAATCAGTCTAAGAGCGAATTGAGAGACGCAAAGTTATTTTCACACGCGTCTTTGCGCCTCCGCGTGAGAAAAGAAATAAGGATATAGTATTTGTTTTCTGAGAAGAATTTAATTCGGGTTCGAGAAGGAAATAAGAAGCCTGTTTTAGAAGATGGAGAATATATTCTGTATTGGATCCGAGCGAATCGACGATTGGCTTGGAACCATTCTTTGGATTATTCCATCCATCTTGCCAAAAAATTCGGAAAACCATTAGTCATCTTTGAATCGGTTATGATGGAATTCGAATGGAGTTCTCCTAGATTCCATCAATTCCTTTTAGAAGGAATTTGTGATACTGTAGAAGATGCTTCTCGCACTGGCTTTACCTATTGGCCTTTCGTTGAAACAAAAGAACATTCTCTTTCTGAAATAATTCCTACAGTTTTATCCAAAGCATCCGTAGTGATCACGGATGATTTCCCTTGCTTTTTTCTTCCGGAACATGCTGAGAAAATTTCTGAGATCCTAAATTGTAAACTATTACTCGTGGATTCTAATTCGATCACTCCACTTGCTTCTTATGAAAAATCATTTGGATACGCCAGAGTTTTAAGGCCAAAACTTCATGATAGGTTTGTGGAATCTTATGTTCATCGATCCAATCCAAAGCCGAGTTCAAAAGGAATTCCGAGTTCTGAATTTTTAAAAAAGCCGAAATTTCTATTTTCTGGAAAGAAGGAGGATGTCCCTTCCTATCTCAAAAAAATGAGTTCACAATTTCCGAATATTCTTCCTGTTTCCGGTAAGATTGGAGGAAGAAAAGAAGGCTTAAAACTTCTTAAAAAATTCCTAAAAGAAGGAGTTCCTTTTTATTCGGAAGAGAGAAGTGAACCAAGACCTCCTGAAAGAACAAAATCTTCCTATTTATCTCCTTATTTACATTTTGGAATGATCTCGGTAGATGAAATTGTCACTGCGGTCTTGGAGTCTGACCTAAAGGTTGATTGGAGCCCGGATGTATTAAATCATTCTTATAGAGGAAAGAACGAAGGTTTTTTTCATCCAAATCCAAATATAAATTCTTTTTTAGATGAACTTCTAACTTGGAGAGAGCTTGGTTATCTTTTGTTCTATAAAGAGCCAAGTTTTAGAAAGGATCTCTCCATTCTTCCGAATTGGGCAAAACTTTCTTTGGATGCTCACAGGGAGGATAAAAGAGAATGTCTATATACTAAAGAACAATTTGAGAAGGCGATGACCCATGATCCAATCTGGAATGCAGCCCAGAAGGAATTAATTCTAACTGGGACTATCCAAAATTATCTGAGAATGCTTTGGGGTAAAAAAGTAATAGAATGGTCCTCTTCACCGGAAGAAGCATTTCGTATATTAGAAGATTTGAATCATAAATATGCGTATGATGGAAGGGATCCTAATTCGTATACGGGTATCCTCTGGTGTTTTGGCGCGTTTGACCGACCTTGGTCCCCGGAAAGAGCGGTGCTCGGAAATATTCGTTATATGTCCTCGGATTCTACTTCTAAAAAATTCAAAATAAAGCCGTACCTGGAATATATCCAATCTCTGGAAGGAATGTCGGAACTAGGACTTTTTAAATAACAGACGTTATTATAAATGAAAGAGAAGTTGTTGCGGATTCTTTTTCTCTGCCGTATCATGTAGTTCCGGAGGGTCAAAGATGACTGAAAACAAAAAATACGAAACCCTACAGGAATTCTGGCCATACTACCTAAGAGAACATTCAAACAAGATGAACCGGGTATTCCATTTTATAGGAACCACATGTGCTCTGGTATTTATCGTTTCTGCAATCTTCTATCTAAATGCTTGGTATTTACTGGGAGCATTGTTTAGCGGGTACTTTTTTGCATGGGTGGGGCATTTCTTCTTAGAAAAAAACCGTCCTGCCACATTTATTTATCCGTTCAAATCTTTCATAAGCGATTGGAGAATGTATTTTTGCACAATTACAGGACAGCTCGGTAAGGAATTGCAAAAAGCTGGAGTGAAGTAAGTTAACTATATTGCGGAATCGCAGGATGGGAATTTTCACGTTACCTGCGATTTCGTAATCATTACCTCATTTGAGGGATATTCCCCGAGCGCCGAAAACAAAATACATTCACTTCGTTTATTAAATCCACGTCATAAATTATTATAAACTAACGTTTTTTTCTTTCTCAATCTAAGATTAGTCGATACATATGCTCATTCTTAGAACGAAAAGAGGTTCTCGTTGGATCCCGTTCTTCCCGCCGCCAAAGAATTAGCAAAGAATGTAGACACCTTATGGGTGATTTTCGCCTCCGCTCTTGTTTTTTTCATGCAAGCCGGTTTTCTACTTTTAGAATCCGGATTGGTTCGTTCTAAAAATTCAATCAACGTAGCGATCAAGAATCTACTGGATTACGTAGTCGGAACCATTTGTTTTTTTCTGATGGGTTACGGTTTTATGTATGGAACCAGTGTCGAAGGATGGATCGGTAATGACCTATTCCTTTTAGAGGGTTTAAATACAGGAAAAGAATTCGCATTCTTTTTGTTCCAGGTTACCTTTATGGGAACTGCAGCTACAATTGTATCCGGAGCAGTCGCTGAAAGAATAAGATTCCAGGCATATCTAGTCTGTTCTATTTTTGTTTCCTTTTTGATATATCCAATATTCGGA from the Leptospira andrefontaineae genome contains:
- a CDS encoding DUF962 domain-containing protein; amino-acid sequence: MTENKKYETLQEFWPYYLREHSNKMNRVFHFIGTTCALVFIVSAIFYLNAWYLLGALFSGYFFAWVGHFFLEKNRPATFIYPFKSFISDWRMYFCTITGQLGKELQKAGVK
- a CDS encoding deoxyribodipyrimidine photolyase, producing MFSEKNLIRVREGNKKPVLEDGEYILYWIRANRRLAWNHSLDYSIHLAKKFGKPLVIFESVMMEFEWSSPRFHQFLLEGICDTVEDASRTGFTYWPFVETKEHSLSEIIPTVLSKASVVITDDFPCFFLPEHAEKISEILNCKLLLVDSNSITPLASYEKSFGYARVLRPKLHDRFVESYVHRSNPKPSSKGIPSSEFLKKPKFLFSGKKEDVPSYLKKMSSQFPNILPVSGKIGGRKEGLKLLKKFLKEGVPFYSEERSEPRPPERTKSSYLSPYLHFGMISVDEIVTAVLESDLKVDWSPDVLNHSYRGKNEGFFHPNPNINSFLDELLTWRELGYLLFYKEPSFRKDLSILPNWAKLSLDAHREDKRECLYTKEQFEKAMTHDPIWNAAQKELILTGTIQNYLRMLWGKKVIEWSSSPEEAFRILEDLNHKYAYDGRDPNSYTGILWCFGAFDRPWSPERAVLGNIRYMSSDSTSKKFKIKPYLEYIQSLEGMSELGLFK
- the groL gene encoding chaperonin GroEL (60 kDa chaperone family; promotes refolding of misfolded polypeptides especially under stressful conditions; forms two stacked rings of heptamers to form a barrel-shaped 14mer; ends can be capped by GroES; misfolded proteins enter the barrel where they are refolded when GroES binds), with amino-acid sequence MAKIIEYDETARRKLLEGVNKLANAVKVTLGPKGRNVVIDKKFGSPTITKDGVTVAKEIELEDSIENMGAQMVKEVSTKTNDVAGDGTTTATILAQSIVNEGLKNVTAGANPMALKHGIDKAVNAAVESIKKRSVKIENKKDIANVATISANNDKDIGNLIADAMDKVGKDGVITVEEAKSIETTLDVVEGMQFDRGYVSPYMVTDPEAMIATLSDPYILIYDKKISSMRDLLPVLEKVAQAGRPLVIIAEEVEGEALATIVVNTLRKTISCVAVKAPGFGDRRKAMLEDIAILTGGQVISEDLGMKLENATVQQLGRAKKVTVDKENTTIIEGQGASKDIQGRVGQIKKQIEDTTSEYDREKLQERLAKLAGGVAVIHVGAATEVEMKEKKHRVEDALSATRAAVEEGIVPGGGLTLLKAQEAVAGLKLEGDEATGAKIIFRALEEPIRMITSNAGLEGSVIVEQAKGKKGNEGFNALTMVWEDLLQAGVVDPAKVVRSALQNAASIGSMLLTTEVTITDKPEKDGGGMPPMGGMGGMGGMGGMM
- a CDS encoding LA_1737 family protein, whose protein sequence is MIRNFLKFFYAKIGSVILFFPVLLVCFSFEIQASDYFDTLTSEKKPILGSDKEDKYTFRLPPFASIENWGPHYSLNLLILYTYTDYPKFKQTSFFPLIDHVSAKENESFKSYFFPFYYAKRIQGPQRDSGLNFSLFHYNSYESSGDKFSDSWLSFPSIVPLFGRTRKIYNGKEETFHFAIPFLFFRNRGTGDDWNHFLIFHWGEDKESSYGSILPLLYWGKGANRSHFSFFPLFYFDSEKANTKEEESHLTFLPFFSYNSKKAGKEGNFLTPLFGRFWWDDQDRGPEGTLTKTDYYLFLFINRHYKGGTLRSYKAMFPILFSREWSDSNNETQTNVLLIGGWGSDSKGDYSYSYLFPFMFHTKEGSFGLFPAYFNIGQLKFGLLPIPFYYSKGSSTDFYILNTYYTSNAWRSKFVFFPLFYRSKNESGSRTIFPFFYRNTDGNSSQNYFINTYLSWDKKGEFNQGIFFPLWFYKSQEYFHFLPFFAKGNQPGNEYTWLIPLFTYWDKDRTWIGPYYSRKNESGDKFEKLVIFPFFQWNNTSEYKELTTPISYQKEYKTKFENYSLVGLYEKYDTDQESRRRVYPFYFSNNTNEYSYWNVLGLVGRGFDKAGDSRYTYAFPFYFYKRDSFRLVLPFYFRFGKDYDIYTHFGIFHYWNRSEEKDNTWIWPLLWFSNVDKVRKEEFSTWFPLYWNWNNSRSKGDMFLPLWLNYYEADKTLELKLAYSSSKTLGSFSGTAGVGTTEKDYYLDADVSLFYSLFSISTRTSINKEELQFWKENHPAELSTSDAPVQNISAKNSGEEKEGLGQYNRLTREKVRSFWGVSALFGIFSYEKGDDKRHFRLLPLSWFSWSEKTADKVYAAPLFFSSKIGDESYFVLFPIYGRQEQKENFQESYLLFGFLRGKQGELRDYSILWPITRLYFSSDAWGFRVFPLVAHDQSKDFSRTISPFYYRKRIVEGNLTSRSFHSLLLPLYHSGSESNQNGDIFQEDSYSLFLPLYLSIGSKRYSSSGEASESNFYTLLSYYSNKKEQNGEESTTILTPFYYSNRSRDAGVTPEQTTKTDFLLVPGFYWKRSPTESKFFLLGYYSESSPTVSSGSFLGLVSSSQEKNGQGQTSNSVRIFPFYSNTETNNPNLYKFRTTWGLLYYSDRSEYENGTWNSYNLNPFGSFSSSGNKTGNYSSSLYFLPIPFLYTESDNSNQYMKEIKRKEVSFLKLVNYTSLEEVNNSPDNTSGIGKTFEKEFSAFILFSNKFETWEKKTGEKSYRTKSYLFPLYWYNAETYSEGKETHINFLLISDFKSGNSGLERLIFGPAFYANNSERYLYGLVPLAFYRKSNESKFWFALGLYSYIDRDWDRFGFAGIFDYNNEAVLKRKSLNLFLGLIHTELQEERTRFAILGGLAFGIEKRPDYFDANLLWLRYRSSPGDTLANFLPVYYYHSDATGTASLIPPVLGYFSSEKDGRFDMLGLGLLYYRNQKISKEEDLMLVGPGLFYYRKYPNSNGLNAMGILALPGLGGLLWDWEYEEKTKYSRYTILSLLYANVTNKEGKTKNKIFGIPLW
- the groES gene encoding co-chaperone GroES; translated protein: MAIKPLGDRVLVEPKQEAEEKIGSIFVPDTAKEKPQEGKVVEVGSGRYEDGKLIPLEVKAGDVVLYGKYSGTEIKSEGKEYLIIRESDILAIVKK